One window of Streptomyces sp. SUK 48 genomic DNA carries:
- a CDS encoding methyltransferase gives MTDAPWASRLQDMADLTTPMTIRVAATLRIADRIADGTDGLAALAERTGADVSALRRVMRHLVAVGVFAETSPDTYALTDIGKELCTQGSGDARSWLDLESAIGRVDLALTDLLESVRTGRPPAARPNDTWEALDQDPELSRTFDEQMAAGAAAKAPGLAGTFDWSSAGRVVDVGGGNGTLLAALLTAHPHLRGTVVDRPGPAASADERFAAAGLGERAGTVAQSFFDELPPGADVYLLSGVLHDWDDDRAARILGRCAEAAGATGRVLVLESLVDPASARSSTTDMDLLMLVTTGGRARTAADLEAMGTAVGLTVKSVAPVEEPHSLLEFVATS, from the coding sequence ATGACCGACGCCCCTTGGGCATCCCGGCTGCAGGACATGGCCGACCTGACGACACCGATGACGATCAGGGTGGCCGCCACTCTCCGCATCGCCGACCGCATCGCCGACGGCACCGACGGCCTGGCCGCGCTCGCGGAGCGGACCGGCGCGGACGTCTCGGCACTGCGCCGCGTCATGCGTCACCTCGTCGCCGTCGGCGTCTTCGCCGAGACCTCGCCCGACACCTACGCTCTCACCGACATCGGCAAGGAACTGTGCACCCAGGGCTCGGGTGACGCGCGCAGTTGGCTCGACCTGGAGAGCGCCATCGGCCGCGTGGACCTGGCTCTCACCGACCTCCTGGAGTCGGTGCGCACCGGCAGGCCCCCGGCGGCGCGCCCGAACGACACCTGGGAGGCGCTCGACCAGGACCCCGAGCTGTCGCGGACCTTCGACGAGCAGATGGCGGCGGGTGCCGCGGCCAAGGCGCCCGGCCTGGCCGGGACGTTCGACTGGTCCTCGGCCGGGCGGGTGGTGGACGTCGGCGGCGGCAACGGGACGCTGCTCGCCGCACTGCTCACGGCGCACCCGCACCTGCGCGGCACGGTCGTGGACCGGCCCGGGCCCGCGGCGTCGGCGGACGAGCGGTTCGCCGCGGCCGGCCTCGGCGAGCGGGCGGGAACCGTCGCCCAGAGCTTCTTCGACGAACTGCCCCCGGGGGCCGACGTCTATCTGCTCTCCGGTGTGCTGCACGACTGGGACGACGACCGGGCGGCCCGGATCCTCGGCCGGTGCGCCGAGGCGGCCGGTGCCACGGGCCGGGTGCTGGTCCTCGAGTCGCTCGTCGACCCGGCGTCCGCGCGCAGTTCGACGACCGACATGGACCTGCTGATGCTGGTCACCACGGGCGGCCGGGCCCGCACCGCGGCGGACCTGGAGGCCATGGGCACGGCCGTGGGACTGACGGTGAAGTCGGT
- a CDS encoding FAD-dependent oxidoreductase, protein MGTDVVVVGAGPVGLMTAAELALGGAQVTVLERGTEPAGDSRAQVLHGRTIPTLDRRGLLDRFTAAEREMNGGAGRSQDRRALPKGHFAGITGLDFPVPGGGLPGAVFVPQAVTARILGERAAELGVEVRRGAEVVGVEQDTEGVVVRTADGSRVSAAFVVGCDGARSAVRRGAGIGFFGTDAIASTTAGEVFLGDPANAPAGWHRTARGCTVIAVHPGQGRSRVVAIEFTGPPADRTAPVTLDELARTVARIHGRDIPMAGLEAGARYGDAALLADVYRAGRVLLAGDAAHIHYPVGGQGLNIGLQDAVNLGWKLAAHVTGRASDALLDTFESERRPVADAVLNHTRAQLALLDPAPRVDALRAMFSDLIGFGEVNRYLAEKISAADIRYDTGTADPHPLAGGWAPEAVLTLGDKQYRLAELLHGGRPVLLRLDEGDTATVSASARLDVVRATSPQLAGLTQLLIRPDGYVAWAADTGLPAERVRSELHAALARLTGA, encoded by the coding sequence ATGGGTACGGACGTGGTGGTGGTGGGCGCGGGGCCCGTGGGCCTGATGACCGCGGCTGAGCTGGCGTTGGGCGGGGCACAGGTCACCGTGCTCGAACGGGGCACGGAGCCGGCCGGCGACTCACGGGCCCAGGTGCTGCACGGCCGGACGATTCCCACGCTGGACCGCCGCGGACTGCTCGACCGGTTCACGGCGGCCGAACGGGAGATGAACGGGGGCGCGGGCCGCAGCCAGGACAGACGGGCGCTGCCCAAGGGACACTTCGCGGGCATCACCGGCCTGGACTTCCCGGTGCCCGGTGGCGGGCTGCCGGGCGCCGTCTTCGTGCCGCAGGCGGTGACCGCGCGGATTCTCGGCGAGCGGGCGGCCGAACTCGGGGTGGAGGTCCGTCGCGGCGCCGAGGTCGTCGGGGTCGAGCAGGACACCGAGGGCGTCGTGGTGCGCACGGCCGACGGCTCCCGGGTGAGCGCGGCCTTCGTCGTCGGCTGCGACGGCGCTCGCAGTGCCGTACGCCGCGGCGCGGGCATCGGCTTCTTCGGAACGGACGCGATCGCCTCGACGACGGCCGGAGAGGTGTTCCTGGGCGATCCCGCGAACGCTCCGGCCGGCTGGCACCGCACCGCGCGCGGCTGCACGGTGATCGCCGTGCACCCGGGGCAGGGGCGCAGCCGGGTGGTGGCCATCGAATTCACCGGGCCGCCCGCCGACCGTACGGCTCCTGTCACCCTGGACGAGCTCGCCCGGACCGTGGCGCGCATCCACGGCCGGGACATCCCCATGGCGGGGCTCGAGGCGGGTGCTCGCTACGGAGATGCCGCCCTGCTGGCCGACGTCTACCGCGCGGGCCGGGTCCTGCTCGCCGGCGACGCCGCGCACATCCACTACCCGGTCGGCGGCCAGGGGCTGAACATCGGGTTGCAGGACGCGGTCAACCTGGGCTGGAAACTCGCCGCGCACGTCACGGGCCGTGCCTCGGACGCCCTGCTCGACACCTTCGAGAGCGAACGCCGGCCGGTCGCCGACGCCGTACTGAACCACACCCGCGCCCAGCTGGCCCTGCTCGACCCGGCGCCGCGCGTGGACGCCCTGCGCGCCATGTTCAGCGACCTGATCGGCTTCGGCGAGGTGAACCGGTACCTCGCGGAGAAGATCTCCGCCGCGGACATCCGCTACGACACCGGCACGGCGGACCCGCACCCCCTGGCCGGCGGATGGGCGCCCGAGGCCGTGCTGACGCTCGGGGACAAGCAGTACAGGCTGGCCGAGCTCCTGCACGGGGGCAGGCCGGTGCTGCTACGGCTGGACGAAGGCGACACCGCGACCGTGTCCGCCTCCGCCCGCCTCGACGTGGTGCGGGCGACCAGCCCCCAACTCGCCGGTCTCACACAGCTGTTGATCCGCCCGGACGGCTATGTCGCCTGGGCCGCCGACACCGGTCTGCCCGCCGAGCGGGTCCGGTCCGAGCTGCACGCGGCACTGGCACGCCTGACGGGCGCATGA
- a CDS encoding LLM class flavin-dependent oxidoreductase gives MGLRTGVSLPIAGDDLPEVTATARHAEAAGFDSVWVGDHLADGRPLLESTLALAAAAAVTTRVRVGLGVLQLALRQPVWAAKQIATLQHLSGGRLILGVGTGGSVPAEWRAAGVPLEGRGRRTDRVLAALPGLLAGEPTALDGLLAEEPHAPAPRPEQVTLAPAVPRPPLWIGGGTERALLRAAEYGDAWLAAATPPRELAAAGARLGELAARYGRPAPRVAALVIAAGVREHGTRAAERLAGFLSGRLGLDPDRAARAAVAGGPKEIAERLDAYRAAGVHHLVLAPFGADWRGQFDVFAEARQLLGGDREAVRTGTGSDATVR, from the coding sequence ATGGGTCTGCGAACAGGTGTGTCCCTGCCGATCGCCGGGGACGACCTCCCCGAGGTCACGGCGACGGCCCGGCACGCGGAGGCGGCCGGCTTCGACTCCGTGTGGGTCGGTGACCATCTCGCCGACGGGCGGCCGCTGCTGGAGAGCACACTCGCGCTCGCGGCGGCCGCCGCCGTCACCACGCGCGTGCGTGTCGGTCTCGGCGTACTGCAATTGGCGCTGCGCCAACCGGTGTGGGCCGCGAAGCAGATCGCCACCCTGCAACACCTCTCCGGGGGCCGGCTGATCCTCGGGGTGGGCACGGGCGGCAGCGTGCCCGCGGAGTGGCGGGCGGCGGGCGTCCCGCTCGAGGGGCGCGGCCGGCGCACCGACCGCGTCCTGGCCGCGCTGCCCGGACTGCTGGCCGGGGAACCGACCGCGCTCGACGGTCTGCTGGCAGAGGAACCGCACGCACCGGCGCCGCGGCCCGAGCAGGTCACGCTGGCCCCCGCCGTCCCCCGGCCGCCGCTCTGGATCGGCGGCGGCACCGAGCGGGCGCTGCTCCGGGCCGCCGAGTACGGTGATGCCTGGCTGGCCGCTGCCACCCCGCCCCGCGAACTCGCCGCGGCGGGTGCGCGGTTGGGGGAACTGGCCGCACGGTACGGGAGGCCGGCGCCCCGGGTGGCGGCGCTGGTCATCGCCGCCGGGGTGCGGGAGCACGGCACGCGTGCCGCCGAGCGGCTGGCCGGGTTCCTGTCCGGGCGGCTCGGCCTCGATCCCGACCGTGCCGCCCGGGCCGCGGTGGCGGGTGGCCCGAAGGAGATCGCGGAGCGGCTCGACGCCTATCGGGCCGCCGGCGTGCACCATCTGGTGCTGGCCCCCTTCGGGGCGGACTGGCGGGGACAGTTCGACGTCTTCGCCGAGGCCCGGCAGCTGCTGGGCGGCGACCGCGAGGCGGTCCGGACGGGGACGGGGTCCGATGCGACGGTCCGGTGA
- a CDS encoding NAD(P)-dependent oxidoreductase — protein MRRSGEPVRAGDGAARALVLGGTGFVGRQVCARLAALGHDVLAVGRTRPPWTGQAARFTALDLAAAGTEALVALLRAHRPTVVVNAAGGVWNVDAEQMTRSNVTLVERLIAALDAWEGRPRLIHLGSAHEYGPVPYGSLVDEATLPRPQTNYGRTKLRGTTCVLEAARAGVVDGIVLRVSNVIGPNAPATSLPGVTVARLRAAAAQGRTAVLRTGPARVFRDFVDVCDVADGVAAAAGRGGLGVINLGGGTAVDVRGLMEQLARISGAAARVVVEDHPDGRIVRASGDWQLLDISAAAQRLGWAPRRGLTDSLRSLWESTQSQVRTP, from the coding sequence ATGCGACGGTCCGGTGAGCCGGTGCGCGCGGGCGACGGCGCGGCCCGTGCGCTGGTCCTCGGCGGGACCGGGTTCGTCGGCCGGCAGGTGTGCGCCCGGCTCGCGGCGCTCGGCCATGACGTGCTCGCCGTGGGCCGCACCCGGCCGCCGTGGACGGGTCAGGCAGCGCGGTTCACCGCCCTGGATCTCGCGGCGGCCGGCACCGAGGCCCTGGTCGCGCTGCTGCGGGCCCACCGGCCGACGGTCGTGGTGAACGCGGCGGGCGGTGTGTGGAACGTCGACGCGGAGCAGATGACCCGGTCGAACGTCACGCTCGTCGAGCGGCTGATCGCCGCACTCGACGCGTGGGAGGGGCGGCCCCGGCTCATCCACCTGGGCTCCGCCCACGAGTACGGGCCGGTGCCGTACGGCTCGCTCGTCGACGAGGCCACTCTGCCGCGACCGCAGACCAATTACGGACGGACGAAGCTGCGCGGCACGACGTGTGTACTGGAGGCCGCGCGCGCCGGCGTGGTCGACGGCATCGTGCTGCGGGTCTCCAACGTGATCGGTCCGAACGCGCCGGCGACCAGCCTGCCGGGGGTGACCGTGGCCCGGCTGCGGGCCGCCGCCGCACAGGGCCGGACGGCGGTGCTGCGCACGGGACCGGCCCGGGTCTTCCGGGATTTCGTGGACGTGTGTGACGTGGCGGACGGGGTGGCCGCGGCCGCGGGGCGTGGCGGTCTCGGCGTGATCAACCTGGGCGGCGGCACGGCCGTCGACGTCCGCGGTCTGATGGAACAGCTCGCCCGGATCAGCGGTGCGGCCGCCCGGGTCGTGGTGGAGGACCATCCGGACGGGCGGATCGTACGGGCCAGCGGCGACTGGCAGTTGCTGGACATCTCGGCGGCCGCCCAGCGCCTCGGCTGGGCGCCCCGCCGGGGGCTGACGGACTCCCTGCGGTCCCTGTGGGAGTCGACGCAGTCGCAGGTCCGCACCCCCTGA
- a CDS encoding acyl carrier protein → MTVDNDRESVLRRLIAFVGTELIPDRGIAVEPATPLVASGLLKSLETARLLAFLHSEFGVRVPPTEMSRRNFENLERVTDLVVSLRAAASRSPLG, encoded by the coding sequence ATGACAGTGGACAACGACCGCGAATCCGTGCTGCGCAGGCTCATCGCCTTTGTCGGCACCGAACTGATCCCCGACCGGGGCATCGCCGTGGAGCCGGCCACGCCGCTGGTGGCGTCGGGGCTCCTGAAATCGCTCGAGACGGCACGGCTGCTCGCCTTCCTGCACAGCGAGTTCGGGGTACGGGTGCCCCCCACGGAGATGTCCCGGCGCAACTTCGAGAACCTCGAGCGCGTGACGGACCTGGTCGTCTCGCTCCGCGCCGCCGCCTCTCGGTCGCCCCTCGGCTGA
- a CDS encoding NAD(P)/FAD-dependent oxidoreductase — MPETYDYDVGVIGGGPAGSTMASYLAAAGLRVAVFEGQVFPREHVGESLVPAVMPVLREIGVLDKIDAAGFPRKYGAAWTAADHRAGVPTGFQANSHGWGVAEIAYQERAQRGVDREYTFHVDRGKFDQILLEHAEEQGAKIFQGVRVNRVDFSDPSRPRLLAKIGGRQVAVPVRMVVDASGRQTLVGSQLKVKVPDPVFDQYAVHTWFEGLDRASVARRPQDADYIHVHFLPQENTWVWQIPITDTITSVGVVTQKTRFKAAKDDLESFFWDSVATRPELLGALKNATRLRPFKTEGDYSYGMWKIAGDALVLIGDAARFVDPIFSSGVSVAMNSARLAAKDIIAAAAADDFSAGRFDTYVSTLRQGVSIWYDFISMYYRLNVLFTAFIDDPRYRIDIIRMLQGDVYDGDVPPALIAMKELVAAVEADPTHLWHDKLGDLKASSSALALF, encoded by the coding sequence GTGCCTGAGACCTATGACTACGACGTGGGCGTCATCGGGGGAGGCCCGGCCGGCTCGACCATGGCGTCGTATCTCGCGGCGGCGGGCCTGCGGGTAGCGGTGTTCGAAGGCCAGGTCTTCCCGCGTGAACACGTGGGCGAGTCACTCGTCCCGGCGGTCATGCCGGTGCTGCGGGAGATCGGCGTCCTGGACAAGATCGACGCCGCCGGCTTCCCGCGCAAGTACGGTGCCGCGTGGACGGCGGCCGACCACCGGGCCGGTGTCCCCACCGGTTTCCAGGCGAACTCGCACGGCTGGGGGGTCGCCGAGATCGCGTACCAGGAGCGTGCACAGCGCGGTGTGGACCGGGAGTACACCTTCCACGTGGACCGCGGGAAGTTCGACCAGATCCTGCTCGAGCACGCGGAGGAACAGGGCGCGAAGATCTTCCAGGGCGTCCGGGTCAACCGGGTCGACTTCTCGGATCCGAGTCGTCCCCGGCTGCTGGCGAAGATCGGCGGCCGGCAGGTGGCGGTGCCGGTGCGCATGGTCGTGGACGCGAGCGGGCGCCAGACCCTGGTGGGCAGCCAGCTGAAGGTGAAGGTGCCGGACCCCGTCTTCGACCAGTACGCGGTGCACACCTGGTTCGAGGGCCTCGACCGGGCCTCGGTGGCCCGCAGACCGCAGGACGCCGACTACATCCATGTGCACTTCCTGCCGCAGGAGAACACCTGGGTGTGGCAGATCCCGATCACGGACACCATCACCTCGGTCGGGGTCGTCACGCAGAAGACACGCTTCAAGGCGGCCAAGGACGATCTGGAGTCGTTCTTCTGGGACTCGGTGGCGACCCGGCCGGAGCTCCTCGGGGCGCTGAAGAACGCGACGCGGCTGCGCCCCTTCAAAACCGAGGGCGACTACAGCTACGGCATGTGGAAGATCGCCGGAGACGCCCTGGTGCTGATCGGCGACGCGGCCCGCTTCGTCGACCCGATCTTCTCCAGCGGGGTGAGCGTCGCCATGAACAGCGCCCGCCTGGCCGCGAAGGACATCATCGCCGCGGCCGCGGCGGACGACTTCAGCGCCGGGCGGTTCGACACCTATGTGAGCACCCTGCGCCAGGGCGTGAGCATCTGGTACGACTTCATATCGATGTACTACCGGCTGAACGTCCTCTTCACGGCCTTCATCGACGACCCGCGCTACCGCATCGACATCATCCGGATGCTGCAGGGCGACGTCTACGACGGTGATGTGCCGCCCGCCCTGATCGCCATGAAGGAACTGGTCGCCGCCGTCGAGGCCGACCCCACCCACCTCTGGCACGACAAGCTGGGCGACCTCAAGGCATCGTCCTCGGCACTGGCTCTCTTCTGA
- the mca gene encoding mycothiol conjugate amidase Mca produces MTDQLRLMAVHAHPDDESSKGAATMAKYVSEGVDVLVVTCTGGERGSILNPKLQGDPYIEANIHEVRRKEMDEAREILGVKQEWLGFVDSGLPEGDPLPPLPEGCFALEDVDKAAGELVRQIRSFRPQVITTYDENGGYPHPDHIMTHKISMVAFEGATDTEKYPEDEFGPAYRPLKLYYNQGFNRPRTEALHRALLDRGLESPYGEWLKRWKEIERVERTLTTHVPCADFFEIRDKALIAHATQIDPDGGWFRVPMELQREVWPTEEYELAKSLVDTSLPEDDLFAGIRDNA; encoded by the coding sequence TTGACTGACCAGCTGCGACTGATGGCCGTTCACGCGCACCCCGACGACGAGTCGAGCAAGGGCGCGGCCACCATGGCGAAGTACGTGTCCGAGGGGGTGGACGTGCTGGTGGTGACCTGCACCGGCGGTGAACGCGGCTCCATCCTCAACCCCAAGCTCCAGGGCGACCCCTACATCGAGGCGAACATCCACGAGGTGCGCCGCAAGGAGATGGACGAGGCCCGCGAGATCCTGGGCGTCAAGCAGGAGTGGCTGGGCTTCGTGGACTCCGGGCTGCCCGAGGGCGACCCGCTGCCGCCGCTGCCCGAGGGCTGCTTCGCCCTGGAGGACGTCGACAAGGCGGCCGGCGAGCTGGTGCGCCAGATCCGCTCCTTCCGTCCGCAGGTGATCACCACCTACGACGAGAACGGCGGCTACCCCCACCCCGACCACATCATGACCCACAAGATCTCCATGGTGGCGTTCGAGGGCGCGACGGACACCGAGAAGTACCCCGAGGACGAGTTCGGCCCCGCCTACCGGCCGCTGAAGCTCTACTACAACCAGGGCTTCAACCGTCCCCGCACCGAGGCCCTGCACCGGGCGCTGCTCGACCGCGGCCTCGAGTCGCCGTACGGGGAGTGGCTCAAGCGCTGGAAGGAGATCGAGCGGGTCGAGCGCACCCTGACCACGCATGTTCCCTGCGCGGACTTCTTCGAGATCCGCGACAAGGCGCTGATCGCGCACGCCACGCAGATCGATCCGGACGGCGGCTGGTTCCGGGTGCCGATGGAGCTCCAGCGGGAGGTCTGGCCGACGGAGGAGTACGAGCTGGCGAAGTCGCTCGTGGACACCTCCCTCCCCGAGGACGACCTCTTCGCGGGCATCCGGGACAATGCCTGA
- a CDS encoding DUF4307 domain-containing protein — protein sequence MSTASTGLPTGRYGRSSDERADRRLRTAAVVLGAVLVAVVGYFAYHYIAQTKISAQVITFDSTNDTVKAHLEVHKDAGANGYCTLRSQSADGTEVGRADFHFTGSATRIDKVVTLRTTARGTTAELLGCHSG from the coding sequence ATGAGTACGGCGAGCACGGGGCTGCCCACGGGCCGCTACGGCCGCTCCTCTGACGAGCGTGCCGACCGCAGACTCAGGACCGCCGCCGTGGTGCTCGGCGCCGTCCTGGTGGCCGTGGTCGGCTACTTCGCGTACCACTACATCGCCCAGACGAAGATCAGCGCCCAGGTGATCACTTTCGACTCCACGAACGACACGGTCAAGGCCCACCTGGAGGTCCACAAGGACGCCGGGGCGAACGGCTACTGCACCCTGCGTTCCCAGTCGGCGGACGGTACCGAGGTCGGCCGCGCCGACTTCCACTTCACCGGCTCGGCCACCCGCATCGACAAGGTCGTCACGCTGCGTACGACGGCCCGCGGCACCACGGCCGAGCTGCTGGGCTGCCACAGCGGCTGA
- the greA gene encoding transcription elongation factor GreA gives MTQTSENVTWLTQEAYNKLKVELEYLTGPARTEIAAKIAAAREEGDLRENGGYHAAKEEQGKQELRVRQLTQLLESAKVGEAPASADGAVAPGMVVTIAFDGDEDDTMTFLLASREYASSDVETYSPQSPLGSGVIGHKVGEDAEYELPNGKTASVRILKAEPYNG, from the coding sequence GTGACCCAGACCAGCGAGAACGTCACCTGGCTGACCCAGGAGGCGTACAACAAGCTCAAGGTCGAGCTTGAGTACCTTACTGGTCCTGCGCGCACGGAGATCGCCGCCAAGATCGCGGCCGCGCGCGAGGAGGGAGACCTGCGCGAGAACGGCGGGTACCACGCGGCCAAGGAGGAGCAGGGCAAGCAGGAGCTGCGGGTGCGGCAGCTGACCCAGCTCCTCGAGAGCGCCAAGGTGGGCGAGGCCCCGGCCTCCGCCGACGGCGCCGTCGCGCCCGGCATGGTCGTCACGATCGCCTTCGACGGTGACGAGGACGACACCATGACGTTCCTGCTCGCCTCCCGCGAGTACGCGAGCTCGGATGTGGAGACGTACTCCCCACAGTCGCCGCTGGGGTCCGGTGTCATCGGCCACAAGGTCGGCGAGGACGCGGAGTACGAGCTGCCGAACGGCAAGACCGCCTCGGTCCGCATCCTCAAGGCCGAGCCCTACAACGGCTGA
- the ilvA gene encoding threonine ammonia-lyase gives MNYRTAHPLRSVTLDDVRGAQKMLSGVARTTAMEGSRHLSQLVGAPVQLKCENLQRTGSFKLRGAYVRIAGLLPEERAAGVVAASAGNHAQGVALASSLLGVHATVFMPHGAPLPKVSATREYGAEVRLTGQVVDETLAAAEDYAARTGAVFIHPFDHPDIIAGQGTVGLEILEQCPEVRTILVGVGGGGLLAGIAVAVKAIRPDVRIIGVQAEGAAAYPPSLAVGHPVAVANPATMADGIKVGRPGVVPFGIVRELVDEMRTVTEDQLSAALLLCLERAKLVVEPAGASPVAALMASPDTFEGPVVCVLSGGNVDPVLLQRVLRHGMSAQGRYLAVRLRLTDRPGALATLLGVLSGVDANVLDVSHVRTDPRLGLSEVEVELHLETKGPAHCAEVGRCLRDAGYTVLP, from the coding sequence ATGAACTACCGCACCGCCCACCCCTTGCGTTCGGTCACCCTGGACGACGTACGCGGGGCCCAGAAGATGCTCTCGGGCGTGGCGCGGACGACCGCGATGGAGGGCAGCCGGCACCTGTCCCAGCTGGTCGGCGCGCCGGTGCAGCTGAAGTGCGAGAACCTCCAGCGCACCGGCTCGTTCAAACTGCGCGGCGCCTATGTGCGCATCGCCGGGCTGCTGCCGGAGGAGCGGGCCGCCGGGGTGGTGGCCGCGAGCGCCGGCAACCACGCGCAGGGCGTCGCCCTGGCCTCCTCGCTGCTGGGCGTGCACGCCACCGTGTTCATGCCGCACGGCGCCCCGCTGCCCAAGGTCAGCGCGACCAGGGAGTACGGCGCCGAGGTGCGCCTCACCGGCCAGGTGGTGGACGAGACACTGGCCGCCGCCGAGGACTACGCGGCCCGCACCGGCGCGGTCTTCATCCACCCCTTCGACCACCCGGACATCATCGCCGGACAGGGCACGGTCGGCCTGGAGATCCTGGAGCAGTGCCCCGAGGTGCGCACGATCCTCGTCGGGGTCGGCGGCGGGGGACTGCTGGCCGGGATCGCGGTCGCGGTGAAGGCGATCCGGCCGGACGTGCGGATCATCGGCGTCCAGGCCGAGGGCGCCGCGGCCTACCCGCCCTCGCTGGCCGTCGGGCACCCGGTGGCGGTCGCGAACCCGGCCACGATGGCCGACGGCATCAAGGTGGGCAGGCCCGGCGTGGTGCCGTTCGGCATCGTCCGCGAGCTGGTGGACGAGATGCGCACGGTCACCGAGGACCAGCTGTCCGCCGCGCTGCTGCTGTGCCTGGAGCGGGCCAAGCTGGTCGTGGAACCGGCCGGCGCGAGCCCGGTCGCCGCCCTGATGGCGTCCCCGGACACCTTCGAGGGCCCGGTCGTCTGCGTGCTGTCCGGCGGCAATGTCGACCCGGTGCTGCTCCAGCGGGTGCTGCGGCACGGCATGTCCGCGCAAGGGCGCTATCTGGCCGTACGACTGCGGCTCACCGACCGTCCGGGCGCCCTCGCCACCCTCCTCGGGGTGCTGTCGGGGGTGGACGCCAACGTCCTCGACGTCAGCCACGTCCGCACCGACCCCCGGCTCGGCCTCAGCGAGGTGGAGGTCGAACTCCACCTGGAGACCAAGGGCCCGGCCCACTGCGCCGAGGTCGGCCGGTGCCTGCGCGACGCGGGCTACACGGTCCTCCCCTGA
- a CDS encoding MarR family transcriptional regulator, with the protein MPTTPEMSMDMTTLGDPGLLDALQHEVAVFARRAEQTRLGGVGQARNSMDRAAYLLLNRLDKEGPMGVKALASGMGIDSSTVTRQVAPLVDTGLVKRTSHPEDGRAVVLQLSPRGAARLAEVRSSRRLLMAELTEDWSPQEREQFCDLLTRFNLGLSARTQGKLPES; encoded by the coding sequence ATGCCCACAACACCTGAAATGTCGATGGACATGACGACCCTCGGTGATCCCGGTCTTCTCGACGCCCTCCAGCACGAGGTGGCGGTGTTCGCCCGCCGCGCGGAACAGACGCGGCTCGGCGGTGTCGGGCAGGCGCGCAACTCCATGGACCGCGCCGCCTATCTGCTGCTCAACCGCCTCGACAAGGAGGGCCCGATGGGCGTCAAGGCGCTCGCCTCGGGCATGGGCATCGACTCCTCCACGGTCACCCGGCAGGTGGCCCCGCTGGTGGACACCGGCCTGGTCAAGCGCACCTCGCACCCGGAGGACGGCCGCGCGGTGGTGCTCCAGCTGTCCCCGCGCGGGGCCGCCCGGCTGGCGGAGGTGCGCTCCTCGCGGCGCCTGCTGATGGCGGAGCTGACCGAGGACTGGTCGCCGCAGGAGCGCGAGCAGTTCTGCGACCTGCTGACCCGCTTCAACCTCGGCCTGTCGGCCCGCACCCAGGGGAAGCTTCCCGAGTCTTGA
- a CDS encoding sigma factor-like helix-turn-helix DNA-binding protein, which translates to MRDRQVARGARRAQEFEAFVAGAAGRLLLASTLLTAEAPDANPRARRLLTLALGHTYARWHRLRGEDPYDCARQYLAVRFARTIWPRHRLLRRAGPKPCGPLAGLDPQERLVLVLRLYEGVAEEQTAALLGLTAERVHTVCDRATSRVLHPAKAAGPRPADAKAAPS; encoded by the coding sequence TTGCGTGATCGGCAGGTGGCCCGAGGGGCGCGGCGGGCCCAGGAGTTCGAGGCGTTCGTCGCGGGCGCGGCCGGCCGGCTGCTGCTCGCCTCGACGCTGCTCACCGCCGAGGCCCCGGACGCCAACCCCCGCGCGCGGCGCCTGCTGACGCTGGCGCTCGGCCACACCTACGCCCGCTGGCACCGGCTGCGCGGCGAAGACCCGTACGACTGCGCGCGCCAGTACCTCGCGGTCCGCTTCGCCCGCACGATCTGGCCCCGGCACCGGCTCCTTCGCCGCGCGGGGCCCAAGCCGTGCGGGCCGCTCGCCGGGCTGGACCCGCAGGAGCGGCTGGTCCTGGTGCTGCGGCTGTACGAGGGGGTCGCCGAGGAGCAGACGGCCGCGCTGCTCGGGCTGACCGCGGAACGGGTGCACACCGTCTGCGACCGGGCGACGTCCCGGGTACTGCACCCGGCCAAGGCGGCCGGTCCGCGCCCGGCGGACGCGAAGGCGGCGCCGTCATGA